Proteins encoded in a region of the Anaerobaca lacustris genome:
- a CDS encoding ATP-binding protein, whose product MFDGKSNRTEHIRQLCRRLRPILGTRIDEVFAAYCAEDRDGKQQLETYLEMLSAKYLSQGLDDSEPGLIPPSQTQAHGKYPIGQVSYSGKNLYEFGLRENEWIQHMAILGRSGSGKTNIGFSILRTLVEHEKPFLVFDWKRNYRDLLTWPQFRDVEVYTIGRNIAPLTFNPLIPPAGTDPKTWLKKLNEVIAHAYCLGNGVLFLLQQAVDAVYEDAGVYENLVQRWPTFKDVLLKARNMDTRGRESGWLSSTLRALSSLCFGGMGDLLNSASNTSIDHVLDGNVILELDGLSQADKTFFVQACLLYLHHKKMAENVRERFDRCILIEEAHHILSGQRTSLTGSESVMDTTYREIREFGVSLVLLDQMPSKLSGFALANSYTTICMSMSNRADINAMTQTLLLDGGKDILGTLEVGQAVVKLQGRIQRPFLVSIPEFNIRKGQVTDAQIRQYMKQKMVQLDVEDKATKDTAAAEAGPHQDHAESSSSRLEVAFLQDVMDCPDSGVAARYRRLGLSARQGHKLKTKLLEQGMIQEHLETTHTGRRMTARLTEKAEQILADAEEGV is encoded by the coding sequence GATCCTCGGGACCCGAATCGATGAGGTGTTTGCGGCGTACTGCGCCGAAGACCGCGACGGCAAGCAGCAACTCGAAACCTATCTCGAAATGCTGTCCGCAAAATACCTGTCCCAGGGCCTCGACGACAGTGAGCCCGGCCTGATCCCGCCCTCGCAAACGCAGGCGCACGGAAAATACCCTATCGGCCAGGTCAGCTACTCCGGGAAAAACCTCTATGAATTCGGGCTCCGCGAGAACGAATGGATCCAGCACATGGCGATCCTGGGTCGGTCCGGAAGCGGAAAAACGAACATCGGCTTTTCGATCCTCAGGACCCTGGTCGAGCACGAAAAACCCTTTCTGGTCTTTGACTGGAAACGAAACTACCGGGACCTGCTGACATGGCCGCAATTTCGTGATGTCGAGGTCTACACGATCGGCAGAAATATCGCACCGCTGACATTCAATCCCCTGATCCCGCCGGCCGGCACCGATCCCAAGACCTGGCTCAAGAAGCTCAACGAGGTCATCGCCCACGCCTATTGCCTGGGCAACGGCGTCCTGTTCTTGCTGCAGCAGGCGGTGGATGCGGTGTATGAAGATGCCGGCGTCTATGAGAACCTGGTGCAACGATGGCCGACGTTCAAGGATGTGCTGCTCAAAGCGCGGAACATGGACACCCGGGGCCGTGAGAGCGGCTGGCTGTCGTCAACCCTGCGGGCGCTCTCCTCGCTGTGTTTCGGCGGCATGGGCGACCTGCTCAATTCCGCCAGCAATACGAGCATCGACCATGTCCTGGACGGCAACGTGATTCTCGAACTCGACGGCCTGTCCCAGGCGGACAAGACGTTTTTCGTCCAGGCGTGCCTGCTGTATCTGCATCATAAGAAAATGGCGGAGAACGTGCGGGAGCGTTTCGATCGGTGCATCCTGATCGAGGAGGCCCACCATATCCTCAGCGGCCAGCGGACCTCGCTGACCGGCTCGGAGTCGGTGATGGATACGACCTACAGGGAGATCCGGGAATTCGGCGTCAGCCTGGTGCTGCTGGACCAGATGCCCTCCAAACTCTCAGGGTTTGCCCTGGCCAACAGCTACACGACGATCTGCATGAGCATGAGCAACCGGGCTGACATCAACGCCATGACCCAGACCCTTCTGCTCGACGGTGGCAAGGACATCCTCGGCACCCTCGAGGTCGGCCAGGCGGTGGTGAAACTGCAGGGCAGGATCCAGAGGCCCTTTCTTGTCTCGATCCCGGAGTTCAACATCCGCAAAGGACAGGTTACGGACGCCCAGATCCGCCAGTATATGAAGCAGAAGATGGTGCAGTTGGATGTCGAGGACAAGGCAACGAAAGATACGGCCGCAGCAGAGGCTGGCCCGCATCAAGACCATGCCGAGAGTTCTTCATCGCGACTGGAAGTCGCCTTCTTGCAGGATGTCATGGACTGTCCCGACAGCGGAGTCGCGGCTCGCTACAGACGCCTGGGTCTGTCAGCAAGACAGGGTCATAAACTCAAGACCAAGCTCCTGGAGCAAGGCATGATCCAAGAACATCTGGAAACCACACACACCGGCCGCCGGATGACGGCTCGACTTACCGAAAAGGCCGAACAGATCCTGGCAGACGCGGAAGAGGGGGTGTAG